A single Arcanobacterium canis DNA region contains:
- the mobA gene encoding molybdenum cofactor guanylyltransferase, translating to MIHAAVILAGGTAKRLGGISKPDFQIAGQRLLDIVHHELLAQSVAPTGIIIVGPKNLVTPEGTRLTLEDPPFGGPLAGIGAGLSQLELSDDSLVGLGTCDAPFAPRLYKELAQRLYDHPEYDGAAPVTSGPDSWTQYLHGVYRLRTIRHLHMKRDHSIRSAFRSLNIAEVLDTENYCFDVDTVSDAKLLAERISDGAFKLASD from the coding sequence GTGATTCATGCAGCCGTTATTTTAGCCGGCGGGACCGCTAAGCGATTAGGCGGGATATCCAAACCGGATTTTCAGATCGCCGGCCAGCGCTTGCTCGACATCGTTCACCACGAGTTACTCGCTCAATCAGTGGCTCCCACTGGGATCATCATCGTCGGACCAAAGAATTTAGTAACCCCCGAAGGCACACGCCTCACCCTTGAAGATCCGCCATTCGGTGGCCCGCTAGCTGGGATCGGCGCAGGTTTGTCACAACTTGAGCTCTCTGATGATTCGCTCGTCGGCCTCGGAACATGCGATGCACCATTCGCGCCACGACTCTACAAGGAACTCGCACAACGACTATATGATCACCCTGAATACGACGGCGCCGCTCCAGTCACGTCTGGCCCTGATTCGTGGACCCAGTATTTACACGGCGTCTATCGCTTGCGGACAATACGCCATCTTCACATGAAACGCGACCACTCGATTCGCTCCGCATTTCGCTCACTCAACATAGCCGAGGTACTCGATACCGAAAACTACTGTTTCGACGTCGATACCGTCAGTGATGCCAAGTTATTAGCAGAGCGCATCAGCGACGGAGCCTTTAAACTCGCATCTGATTAG
- a CDS encoding VaFE repeat-containing surface-anchored protein has product MLKSGVSAKKHSPVVAVIAALTLLLSLFVPQAAFADWNSSVGRGLVLRGVNASGALRLGPHYVETKVIHGQKVEAFPIWCMNAKLADPGPNEMTSIATLSTSHEWGPAELDLKTPQMAWLLNKYQHNKDNKNLAVLSYLVHVNFEQQRGRTSAQSVVNEVVKAVRTQLPQVEALAKKYVQEARKSAVISYEAGKVSGNGERAGNIHNIGVHPQNANTWLAGVPVTVTLSGPAVFTSNGKTTWSGKTASKPLTLDWHATSAGNVTYSAKFDTPTRRTLTKFGANGVIQDVLSYGNRPVSDPQKVTVAGPSWRVSVDFQPMGVSKVVAQEVSNGQVTDTFTTAVDKSYGQGVWINGANGKPVPVVYRASAYYAGISKPATSATVPKGAKLIGTTTFTVSRVGQKLQAQATTKQRGWVTWVWEVRKADQGKNADYVHADWADKYGLAAETEKVVFPFRPMGASQVARKIVSVGDELVDTFTASADPQFMDGKWTRIGADDVTKGHYVPVVYRADLYYVSPAQPPATPSAVPATAELVSSMMVTAKGPGETLTANGGKATKAGFYTWVWRVDAKDQAKDAAKWITTGWTDSYGLADETTSVKTKAQITSQLHFKETDHGLMLVDDVFVAGMPQDHPQFEGGAGFKPDTKTIDHSVYFFTFDQTVSDQNISKAQKIGQTVQIPAANGEYRGVSHGSWKVVTDKNGKNVPGTYVFVSRFAGDDRVTPLATSATDRFEQFNVPMIDSLLTFNNGKEKIPAYGMRDLVETVPLFNLAVGKEYALEATLVDQATGKPLVDKSDKPVTVSQTWRADVANTQRVVTFTVDASLYPGVTVVATDRLLQEGRQVALHDDLTDVDQTLGFYPKARIVTTALDKADMDHEVLPAPGQVIVDRVCSPDQNWIVGHKYTITASLVDENEKPILDKNGKSFTVTREFTPTSATECALVEITFDASQLAGKKVIVFEDVYADGALVGVHHDVKDEKQTVHVTEKPVPPVPSIPPTPKTPPLPVTGSSVAGLGVLGVVLMSAGGMAILRRKH; this is encoded by the coding sequence ATGTTAAAGAGTGGTGTGAGTGCGAAAAAGCATTCACCTGTTGTTGCCGTGATTGCGGCACTGACATTGTTGTTGTCGTTGTTTGTTCCTCAGGCCGCGTTTGCGGACTGGAACTCGTCTGTGGGGCGTGGGCTTGTTTTGCGTGGCGTGAACGCGTCTGGCGCGTTGCGGCTGGGACCGCATTATGTGGAAACGAAAGTGATTCATGGCCAAAAAGTTGAGGCGTTTCCGATTTGGTGTATGAATGCCAAGCTTGCTGATCCAGGCCCGAATGAGATGACTTCGATTGCGACGCTTTCGACGTCGCATGAGTGGGGGCCTGCGGAGTTGGATTTAAAGACCCCGCAGATGGCGTGGTTGTTGAACAAGTATCAGCACAATAAGGACAACAAGAATTTGGCAGTGTTGTCGTATTTGGTGCATGTGAATTTTGAGCAGCAGCGTGGTCGTACCTCGGCCCAGTCGGTGGTTAATGAGGTGGTCAAGGCTGTTCGTACTCAGCTTCCGCAGGTGGAGGCCCTGGCGAAGAAGTACGTCCAGGAGGCCCGCAAGTCCGCTGTGATCTCTTATGAGGCTGGCAAAGTAAGCGGTAACGGCGAACGCGCCGGAAATATTCACAATATTGGTGTTCATCCGCAAAACGCGAACACTTGGCTTGCCGGTGTCCCGGTGACGGTCACGCTCTCGGGTCCGGCAGTGTTTACCTCGAATGGGAAGACGACGTGGAGTGGGAAGACCGCGTCCAAGCCGCTGACTTTGGATTGGCACGCAACCAGCGCAGGAAACGTCACATACTCCGCAAAGTTTGATACGCCGACTCGTCGGACGCTGACGAAATTTGGTGCGAATGGTGTGATTCAGGATGTGCTCTCGTACGGTAATCGTCCGGTATCGGATCCGCAGAAGGTGACTGTTGCGGGTCCGTCGTGGCGTGTGAGTGTTGATTTCCAGCCGATGGGTGTTTCGAAGGTTGTGGCTCAAGAGGTCTCGAACGGGCAGGTCACGGACACGTTTACTACCGCCGTGGATAAGTCCTATGGCCAGGGCGTGTGGATTAATGGTGCGAACGGTAAGCCGGTTCCGGTGGTGTATCGTGCGAGTGCTTACTATGCAGGTATCTCGAAGCCTGCCACGAGTGCCACGGTGCCGAAGGGTGCGAAACTCATTGGAACGACAACGTTCACGGTGTCGCGTGTGGGGCAGAAGCTCCAGGCGCAGGCTACGACGAAGCAGCGTGGCTGGGTCACGTGGGTGTGGGAGGTCCGCAAGGCCGATCAGGGCAAGAACGCCGACTATGTTCATGCGGATTGGGCTGACAAGTACGGTCTAGCAGCAGAAACAGAGAAGGTTGTGTTCCCGTTCCGCCCGATGGGCGCCTCGCAGGTCGCGAGGAAGATTGTGAGCGTGGGTGACGAGCTGGTCGATACTTTTACCGCGTCGGCTGACCCTCAGTTTATGGATGGAAAGTGGACTCGCATCGGGGCCGATGATGTCACGAAGGGGCACTATGTTCCGGTGGTGTATCGTGCGGATCTGTATTATGTTTCTCCTGCGCAGCCGCCCGCTACGCCGAGTGCGGTTCCGGCAACCGCAGAACTCGTTTCCTCGATGATGGTGACGGCGAAGGGGCCGGGTGAGACGCTGACGGCGAATGGTGGCAAGGCAACAAAGGCTGGGTTCTATACATGGGTGTGGCGTGTTGATGCGAAGGATCAGGCGAAGGACGCGGCGAAGTGGATCACAACCGGCTGGACTGATAGTTACGGTTTGGCGGATGAGACGACGTCGGTGAAAACGAAGGCGCAGATCACGTCCCAGTTGCATTTCAAAGAAACAGATCATGGGTTGATGCTTGTTGATGATGTGTTCGTTGCCGGTATGCCACAGGATCATCCTCAGTTTGAGGGTGGCGCGGGTTTTAAGCCGGATACCAAGACGATTGATCATTCAGTGTATTTCTTCACCTTTGACCAGACGGTCTCGGATCAGAACATCTCCAAGGCACAGAAGATTGGCCAGACGGTGCAGATTCCCGCTGCAAATGGTGAGTATCGTGGGGTGAGCCACGGGTCATGGAAGGTTGTGACTGACAAGAATGGCAAGAATGTGCCGGGCACGTACGTGTTCGTCTCGCGTTTCGCTGGTGATGACCGCGTCACCCCGCTCGCAACGTCCGCAACCGACCGTTTCGAGCAGTTTAATGTTCCCATGATTGATTCGTTGCTGACGTTCAATAACGGTAAGGAGAAGATCCCTGCCTATGGTATGCGTGACCTGGTTGAGACGGTTCCGCTGTTTAACCTTGCTGTGGGTAAGGAATACGCGTTGGAGGCGACGTTGGTGGATCAGGCCACGGGTAAGCCTCTCGTGGATAAGTCGGATAAGCCGGTGACGGTGTCCCAGACGTGGAGGGCGGATGTGGCGAATACGCAGCGCGTGGTGACGTTCACGGTGGACGCGTCCTTATATCCGGGCGTGACGGTTGTGGCAACGGATCGTTTGTTGCAAGAGGGCCGCCAGGTCGCACTCCACGATGACCTGACTGACGTGGATCAGACCCTTGGTTTCTACCCGAAGGCCCGGATCGTGACGACCGCGCTGGACAAGGCGGATATGGATCATGAAGTGTTGCCCGCGCCTGGCCAGGTGATTGTGGATCGGGTGTGTAGCCCGGACCAGAACTGGATCGTGGGCCACAAGTACACGATCACGGCGTCGTTGGTGGATGAGAACGAGAAGCCGATCCTGGATAAGAACGGCAAATCGTTTACGGTCACACGTGAGTTTACGCCGACATCGGCTACCGAGTGTGCCTTGGTGGAGATCACGTTTGATGCCTCTCAGCTTGCTGGCAAGAAGGTGATCGTCTTCGAGGACGTCTACGCTGACGGGGCACTCGTTGGTGTCCACCATGATGTCAAGGATGAGAAGCAGACCGTCCACGTCACAGAAAAGCCTGTCCCTCCGGTTCCGTCAATTCCGCCGACTCCAAAGACTCCACCTTTGCCGGTGACAGGCTCGTCGGTCGCTGGCTTGGGTGTGCTTGGTGTGGTGTTGATGAGCGCTGGTGGTATGGCGATCTTGCGTCGCAAGCACTGA
- the brnQ gene encoding branched-chain amino acid transport system II carrier protein: MRTLLVSGLALFAMFFGAGNLILPTMIGVNAGEAAWTAALGFLITGVALPAASMIAYSAKRSDEPHIGGRIGRHLGPLLILLVFLSCGMLYGIPRVAAVSFEMSVVPVLGAGSNISLAQALFLAGFFAVAFMAALRPSALVTRIGLGLTPVLMLLLIVLIIGAFQTDPVGHAATPEFAAAPVATGVIQGYFTMDAIAAIVFGGVIYSVMEADGRHGVALRRGMAAAAGVAALMLALVYLGLVRVGMVGAGDNGAAVLSNVAKHLFGSNGQFVFGLIVSLACLTTVLGLLGASTQYFHRMIPQVSARAWLVIHVLVAFSLANLGLAKILAVVAPLNQLLYPVAICLVLVALLEMMIRRKLMWAYYLPAWVSVLLAIPQALHSTELDVFSGLGTFLEYFPLGSYQVAWLMPALVALGVGLVVDFLNTPPVLHDDPVDLTDNLSTAM; this comes from the coding sequence ATGCGCACGCTGCTGGTTTCTGGCCTTGCACTGTTTGCCATGTTCTTCGGGGCGGGCAACTTGATCCTTCCTACAATGATTGGAGTTAATGCCGGTGAGGCGGCCTGGACGGCTGCCCTCGGCTTCCTGATTACTGGCGTAGCGTTGCCGGCAGCATCAATGATTGCGTACTCTGCCAAGCGCAGTGATGAGCCCCATATTGGAGGCCGTATCGGCCGTCACCTTGGACCGCTGCTGATCCTGCTCGTGTTCCTTTCCTGTGGAATGCTCTACGGTATTCCGCGCGTCGCCGCCGTGAGCTTTGAAATGTCTGTGGTTCCGGTGCTGGGTGCAGGTTCGAATATCTCTCTTGCTCAGGCGCTCTTCCTTGCTGGGTTCTTCGCAGTCGCTTTTATGGCTGCATTGCGTCCGAGTGCGCTAGTCACACGCATCGGACTGGGGCTGACGCCGGTACTGATGCTCCTTCTTATTGTATTGATCATCGGAGCGTTCCAAACAGATCCGGTGGGTCATGCGGCCACTCCAGAATTTGCTGCAGCTCCTGTTGCTACTGGGGTTATCCAGGGATACTTCACGATGGATGCAATCGCTGCGATTGTCTTTGGTGGTGTGATTTATTCGGTGATGGAAGCCGACGGGCGACATGGTGTGGCTTTGCGACGCGGTATGGCTGCGGCTGCGGGGGTTGCTGCCTTGATGTTGGCACTGGTGTATCTCGGTCTTGTCCGAGTGGGAATGGTCGGCGCTGGTGATAACGGAGCTGCTGTATTGTCTAATGTGGCCAAGCATCTCTTCGGTTCCAACGGTCAGTTCGTGTTCGGCCTGATCGTTTCCCTAGCGTGCCTGACCACGGTGCTCGGATTGCTCGGTGCATCCACTCAGTACTTCCATCGCATGATTCCGCAGGTGTCGGCCCGGGCGTGGCTCGTTATTCACGTGCTCGTGGCTTTCTCTCTGGCGAACTTGGGGCTGGCAAAGATTTTGGCGGTGGTTGCTCCACTCAACCAGTTGCTCTATCCTGTGGCGATCTGCCTAGTGTTGGTGGCATTGCTGGAGATGATGATCAGGCGAAAGCTGATGTGGGCATATTATCTGCCGGCCTGGGTGAGTGTACTCCTGGCAATTCCGCAGGCGCTGCATTCCACAGAGCTTGACGTCTTTTCGGGGTTAGGAACATTCCTGGAGTATTTCCCGCTTGGCTCATACCAAGTGGCGTGGCTCATGCCAGCACTCGTGGCACTTGGTGTGGGGCTTGTTGTGGATTTTCTCAATACCCCGCCGGTTCTGCACGATGATCCGGTGGACCTCACTGACAATTTGTCCACAGCGATGTGA
- the rpmG gene encoding 50S ribosomal protein L33 has translation MAKAADVRPIIKMVSTAGTGYTYVTKKNRRNTPDRLVLKKYDPKVGKHVEFKESR, from the coding sequence ATGGCAAAGGCAGCAGACGTCCGCCCGATCATCAAGATGGTCTCAACGGCGGGAACTGGATACACCTACGTGACCAAGAAGAATCGACGTAACACTCCCGATCGCCTTGTGCTCAAGAAGTACGATCCGAAGGTGGGTAAGCATGTGGAGTTTAAAGAGTCACGCTGA
- the rpmB gene encoding 50S ribosomal protein L28: MATYCQVTGRKPAFGKSVSHSHRRTNRRFNPNLQKKRFYVPSLRRTITLTVSTKGLKTIDSKGIDAVVADMLRRGEKF; this comes from the coding sequence ATGGCCACCTACTGTCAGGTGACGGGTCGCAAACCCGCTTTTGGAAAGAGCGTGTCGCATTCGCACCGCCGTACCAACCGCAGGTTCAACCCTAACCTCCAAAAGAAGCGTTTTTACGTCCCGTCGTTGCGCCGCACGATTACCTTGACGGTGTCAACTAAAGGGCTGAAAACCATTGATTCGAAGGGGATCGACGCCGTGGTTGCTGATATGTTGCGCCGCGGAGAGAAGTTTTAG
- the ykgO gene encoding type B 50S ribosomal protein L36, whose protein sequence is MKVRASLKSLKNQPGSKVVRRRGKTYVINKLNPKFKGRQG, encoded by the coding sequence ATGAAGGTTCGCGCATCGTTGAAGAGTTTGAAGAATCAGCCTGGTTCGAAAGTTGTTCGCCGTCGTGGCAAGACCTACGTGATCAACAAGTTGAACCCGAAGTTCAAGGGAAGGCAGGGCTAA
- the rpsN gene encoding 30S ribosomal protein S14, whose translation MAKRSKIVADQRRRKIVARYAQRRAELKKRSVNVHLTDEERAEAMAALHALPRDASPTRLRNRDVVDGRPRGYLGKFGLSRVRFRKMALDGELPGVRKSSW comes from the coding sequence ATGGCCAAACGGTCGAAGATCGTGGCTGACCAGCGTCGGCGTAAGATTGTTGCGCGCTACGCGCAACGTCGTGCTGAACTGAAAAAGCGCAGTGTGAACGTTCATTTGACGGATGAAGAGCGCGCCGAAGCGATGGCAGCTTTACATGCGCTCCCACGCGATGCCTCGCCAACTCGCTTGCGTAACCGTGACGTCGTTGATGGTCGTCCACGCGGTTATCTAGGTAAATTTGGCCTTTCGCGTGTGCGCTTCCGCAAGATGGCACTCGACGGCGAACTGCCCGGTGTGCGCAAGTCGTCGTGGTGA
- a CDS encoding CobW C-terminal domain-containing protein, whose amino-acid sequence MTHPLIAISSADPMLTDIIALSIDAPATDVVGLSADGTRATFHETRLACTNSASEPGLETVIETHEIPGDCLTCGLRELILDCVRRRIRAGLERTILFLPAGLELPHLAPSLAYALESLSLTPGDSANDEASETDTDEPGARLAAVAHLIDVDHATEHLLTHKAASEAGIAIIEDDPRCVAEIHMMNVGYADLVLVSGDMDSAGGELVEHLRPHDTLLANAMDSAWIELAESLTHDPVSAVERVHPVTTQAWGGPQCHGTWTLELSSERPFHPERFTEFAEELAAEGACGRGCFWLVSRPDTVCSWETAGGQIAVGEAGVWADFPEGIDEAGQEITQPRCHIIVTGTGGDEAAQRVSDAFHSILCEPHEMAWAGADGLEEWLGE is encoded by the coding sequence GTGACACACCCCCTGATCGCAATTTCGAGCGCAGACCCGATGTTGACCGATATCATCGCTCTCTCGATCGACGCACCTGCCACCGACGTGGTCGGCCTATCGGCAGACGGCACACGTGCCACGTTCCACGAAACTCGCCTTGCCTGCACAAACTCTGCATCAGAGCCTGGCCTCGAAACCGTGATCGAGACCCACGAGATCCCTGGCGACTGCCTCACGTGCGGATTGCGCGAATTAATCCTCGACTGCGTCCGCCGGCGTATTCGTGCAGGTTTGGAACGCACGATCCTCTTCCTCCCGGCAGGACTTGAGCTCCCCCACCTGGCACCTTCGCTCGCGTATGCACTTGAATCGCTCTCACTTACCCCTGGCGATTCCGCCAACGACGAGGCGAGCGAAACCGACACAGACGAGCCTGGGGCACGTTTGGCTGCAGTTGCGCATTTGATCGACGTCGATCATGCCACCGAGCACCTCCTCACCCACAAAGCAGCATCCGAAGCAGGAATTGCGATTATCGAGGATGATCCGCGATGCGTGGCTGAAATCCACATGATGAACGTCGGATACGCCGATCTCGTTCTCGTTTCAGGCGACATGGACAGCGCCGGTGGCGAACTCGTTGAGCACCTGCGCCCGCACGATACGTTGCTCGCCAATGCAATGGACAGCGCCTGGATCGAATTGGCCGAATCGCTCACACACGATCCCGTCAGCGCTGTTGAACGCGTCCACCCTGTCACCACGCAAGCGTGGGGAGGCCCACAGTGCCACGGAACATGGACTCTTGAGTTGAGTTCGGAGCGACCTTTCCACCCCGAGCGATTCACCGAATTTGCGGAAGAACTCGCCGCGGAGGGTGCCTGCGGACGCGGATGTTTCTGGCTCGTTTCACGTCCTGATACCGTGTGCTCGTGGGAAACCGCCGGTGGCCAGATCGCCGTCGGCGAAGCTGGAGTGTGGGCAGATTTCCCTGAAGGAATCGACGAAGCTGGCCAGGAAATCACTCAGCCACGTTGCCACATCATCGTGACCGGCACTGGCGGCGACGAGGCAGCACAACGGGTGAGCGATGCCTTCCATTCAATTCTGTGCGAACCGCACGAGATGGCATGGGCCGGCGCAGACGGACTTGAGGAATGGCTCGGCGAGTAG